A region from the Salmo trutta chromosome 40, fSalTru1.1, whole genome shotgun sequence genome encodes:
- the LOC115180447 gene encoding protein FAM180A produces the protein MCAGPRVSMMHRWRLLITVFYCQLYLAAAQHWRKALYPSAFRVKRGTHSLVNPTFQNSVEDVNLLFEILLAGLQIEGEDKPFMIPDKELASLRRVQKLEVICEDILPKRLSEIRRLTSHLSQHRGALSREDFERTVLTMVYTAQTLAHTTSQHQKALWGDALLQLFRAIQGDLTPPRTPQHN, from the exons ATGTGTGCTGGGCCGAGAGTCAGCATGATGCATCGGTGGCGTCTACTCATCACTGTGTTCTACTGCCAGCTGTACCTGGCTGCTGCTCAACACTGGAGGAAAG CCCTTTACCCATCAGCTTTCAGAGTGAAGCGTGGCACACACTCATTGGTCAACCCCACCTTCCAGAACTCTGTGGAAGATGTTAACCTGCTGTTTGAG ATCCTGCTGGCAGGCCTGCAGATCGAGGGTGAGGACAAGCCCTTCATGATCCCAGACAAGGAGCTGGCGTCTCTGAGGAGGGTCCAAAAGCTGGAGGTTATCTGTGAGGACATCCTGCCCAAGAGACTATCCGAGATCAGACGTCTGACTTCCCACCTGTCCCAGCACAGAGGTGCCCTAAGCAGGGAGGACTTTGAGCGCACAGTGCTCACTATGGTGTACACTGCCCAGACTCTGGCTCATACCACCTCCCAACACCAGAAGGCGCTGTGGGGAGACGCCCTGCTGCAGCTGTTCAGGGCCATTCAAGGAGATCTGACGCCACCCAGGACACCTCAGCACAACTAG